In Pseudomonas oryzicola, one DNA window encodes the following:
- a CDS encoding class I SAM-dependent methyltransferase yields the protein MNCRGCGSALYLPLIDLGTSPPSNAYLRPEQLAEAEQWVPLKVAVCEQCWLVQTEDYTRAEQLFDADYAYFSSYSSSWLAHAEAYVASMTERFGLNADSRVVEIAANDGYLLQYVARRGIPCLGVEPTRSTAEAARAKGLEIREVFFGRAVAAQLLAEGWGADLMAANNVLAHVPDINDFLGGFASLLKPNGVATFEFPHLLSLIAQHQFDTLYHEHYSYLSLTAVQILCQRNGLELFDVQELSTHGGSLRVFVQRADGQRRAVEPTVASLLALEEEVGVRSPGFYATLAPAAERIKLQLLRFLLDAKAAGKRVVGYGAAAKGNTLLNYAGVKADLVAWVADANPHKQGKFLPGSRIPVVAPERLAEEQPDYVLVLPWNLLREVSEQQAGIRAWGGRFVIAVPELTVL from the coding sequence ATGAATTGCCGTGGTTGTGGCAGTGCCCTGTACCTGCCGTTGATCGATCTGGGCACCTCGCCGCCCTCCAATGCCTACCTGCGCCCCGAGCAACTGGCCGAGGCGGAGCAGTGGGTGCCGTTGAAAGTCGCGGTATGCGAGCAATGCTGGCTGGTGCAGACCGAGGACTACACCCGTGCCGAGCAACTGTTCGACGCCGACTATGCCTACTTCAGCTCCTATTCCAGCTCCTGGCTGGCCCATGCCGAAGCCTATGTGGCGAGCATGACCGAGCGCTTCGGGCTGAATGCCGACAGCCGCGTGGTGGAAATTGCCGCCAACGACGGTTACCTGCTGCAATACGTAGCCCGGCGCGGCATTCCCTGCCTGGGCGTCGAGCCGACCCGCAGCACCGCCGAGGCGGCGCGGGCCAAGGGCCTGGAAATCCGCGAGGTGTTCTTTGGCCGCGCCGTGGCCGCGCAACTGCTGGCCGAGGGCTGGGGCGCCGACCTGATGGCAGCCAACAACGTGCTTGCCCATGTGCCGGACATCAATGACTTCCTCGGCGGCTTCGCCAGCTTGCTCAAGCCGAACGGCGTGGCCACCTTCGAATTCCCGCACCTGCTGTCGCTGATCGCCCAGCACCAGTTCGACACGCTGTACCACGAGCACTATTCCTACCTGTCGCTGACCGCAGTGCAGATCCTCTGCCAGCGCAACGGCCTGGAACTGTTCGACGTGCAGGAGCTGTCGACCCATGGTGGCTCGCTGCGGGTGTTCGTGCAGCGAGCCGATGGCCAGCGCCGCGCCGTGGAACCGACTGTCGCCAGCCTGCTGGCGCTGGAAGAGGAGGTGGGCGTGCGTAGCCCCGGCTTCTACGCCACCCTGGCGCCGGCCGCCGAGCGCATCAAGCTGCAACTGCTGCGCTTCCTGTTGGATGCCAAGGCTGCCGGCAAGCGGGTGGTCGGCTACGGCGCCGCCGCCAAGGGCAATACCTTGCTCAACTATGCCGGGGTCAAGGCCGACCTGGTGGCCTGGGTGGCTGACGCCAACCCGCACAAGCAGGGCAAGTTCCTGCCCGGCAGCCGCATCCCGGTAGTGGCACCCGAACGCCTTGCCGAAGAGCAGCCGGACTATGTGCTGGTGCTGCCGTGGAACCTGCTGCGTGAAGTCAGCGAACAGCAGGCCGGCATCCGTGCGTGGGGCGGCCGCTTCGTCATCGCCGTGCCCGAGTTGACCGTGCTATGA
- the rfbG gene encoding CDP-glucose 4,6-dehydratase: MEAMGLSPAFWAGKRVLLTGHTGFKGSWLALWLHSLGARVTGFALDPATEPNLFELARVGEGIDDRRGDIRDLGVLLELVAEVQPEIVLHLAAQPLVRESYRDPLGTYSTNVMGTLNLLEAVRQTGGVRACVVVTTDKVYANQEWPWPYRENEALGGHDPYSSSKACCEILAQSYAASFFPAERHAEHGLSLATARAGNVLGGGDFSPERLIPDVLKAWTAGEPVTLRFPAAVRPWQHVLEPLAGYLQLAASLYQQGQRFAGAWNFGPGDDDMCSVGEVVQLLADRWPQAPGVSFGQSDMHEAGLLRLDSSRARQLLAWRPRWALEECLERTLGWHLAWHKGMDMRAVSLTQLSLYQESL; the protein is encoded by the coding sequence ATGGAAGCAATGGGACTGAGCCCTGCGTTCTGGGCTGGCAAACGCGTTCTGCTCACCGGCCACACCGGTTTCAAGGGCAGCTGGCTGGCACTCTGGCTGCACAGCCTGGGCGCCCGGGTCACCGGCTTTGCCCTTGACCCTGCGACCGAGCCGAACCTGTTCGAGCTGGCACGGGTCGGCGAGGGCATCGATGACCGCCGTGGCGACATTCGCGACCTTGGGGTATTGCTGGAGCTGGTCGCCGAAGTGCAGCCGGAGATCGTCCTGCACCTGGCAGCGCAACCGCTGGTCCGCGAAAGCTACCGCGATCCGCTGGGCACCTATTCGACCAATGTCATGGGTACCCTCAACCTGCTCGAAGCCGTGCGCCAGACCGGGGGCGTGCGCGCCTGCGTGGTGGTCACCACCGACAAGGTGTACGCCAACCAGGAATGGCCCTGGCCCTATCGCGAGAACGAAGCGTTGGGCGGGCACGACCCCTATAGCAGCAGCAAGGCCTGCTGCGAGATCCTCGCGCAATCTTACGCCGCATCGTTCTTCCCGGCCGAGCGCCATGCCGAGCATGGCCTGAGCCTTGCCACCGCTCGGGCCGGCAACGTGCTGGGCGGCGGCGACTTCTCGCCCGAGCGGCTGATCCCCGACGTGCTCAAGGCGTGGACCGCCGGTGAGCCGGTGACCCTGCGCTTCCCTGCGGCTGTGCGCCCCTGGCAGCACGTGCTGGAGCCGCTGGCCGGCTACCTGCAGCTGGCGGCGAGCCTTTATCAGCAGGGCCAGCGCTTTGCCGGTGCGTGGAACTTCGGCCCCGGTGACGATGACATGTGCAGCGTCGGCGAGGTGGTGCAGTTGCTGGCCGACCGCTGGCCGCAGGCGCCCGGCGTCAGCTTCGGGCAGAGCGACATGCACGAAGCCGGTTTGCTGCGCCTGGACAGCTCACGTGCCCGCCAGCTGCTGGCCTGGCGCCCGCGCTGGGCACTCGAGGAATGCCTCGAACGCACCCTGGGCTGGCACCTCGCCTGGCACAAGGGCATGGACATGCGTGCGGTGAGCCTCACCCAGCTGAGCCTGTACCAGGAGTCGCTGTGA
- a CDS encoding cephalosporin hydroxylase family protein: MTDNNNVHQAFIAECNEQIAAQGQDQKLQGLARDLFNESARHKYSYHFSWMGRPIIQLPQDMIAMQELVWRIQPDLIIECGIAHGGSIIYYASLLQLLGHGEVLGIDVDIRPHNRKAIEEHPMAHRITMFEGSSIAPEMVAKVRQLAEGKKVIVVLDSNHTHEHVLEELRAYAPLVSVDSYCVVMDTVVEDMPADFFPDRPWGHGDNPKTAVWQYLKENSDFAIDRQVQDKLLLTVAPDGYLRRVR, from the coding sequence ATGACTGACAACAACAACGTCCACCAGGCCTTCATCGCCGAGTGCAACGAGCAGATCGCCGCCCAGGGCCAGGACCAGAAGCTCCAGGGCCTGGCGCGGGACCTGTTCAACGAATCGGCCAGGCACAAGTACAGCTACCATTTCTCGTGGATGGGCCGGCCGATCATCCAGCTGCCCCAGGACATGATTGCCATGCAGGAACTGGTGTGGCGCATCCAGCCGGACCTGATCATCGAGTGCGGCATCGCCCATGGCGGTTCGATCATCTACTACGCTTCGCTGCTGCAACTGCTGGGTCATGGCGAGGTGCTGGGCATCGACGTCGACATCCGCCCGCACAACCGCAAGGCTATCGAAGAGCATCCGATGGCGCACCGCATCACCATGTTCGAAGGTTCGAGCATCGCCCCGGAGATGGTCGCCAAGGTGCGCCAGCTGGCCGAAGGCAAGAAGGTCATCGTCGTGCTCGATTCCAACCACACCCACGAGCACGTGCTCGAGGAGCTGCGCGCCTATGCGCCGCTGGTGTCGGTGGACAGCTACTGCGTGGTGATGGACACCGTGGTCGAGGACATGCCGGCCGACTTCTTCCCGGACCGCCCATGGGGCCATGGCGACAATCCGAAGACCGCGGTATGGCAGTACCTGAAAGAGAACAGCGACTTCGCCATCGACCGCCAGGTGCAGGACAAGCTGCTGCTGACCGTGGCGCCGGACGGCTACCTGCGCCGCGTGCGCTGA
- a CDS encoding dTDP-4-dehydrorhamnose 3,5-epimerase family protein, with amino-acid sequence MSQYRLHPLPLPGLARIEHRRVEDARGAFSRLYCEDSLERFGAPFHIRQINRSLTRQRGSVRGLHYQAGPQPESKYITCLQGEVWDVVVDLRAGSPTFLHWHAERLKAGQGSSLLVPAGCAHGFQALSDDAELLYLHSADYAPEHEGGLSVLDPRLAIAWPLPVINLSARDEQHPWLDDRFTGVTV; translated from the coding sequence GTGAGCCAGTACCGCCTGCACCCCTTGCCATTGCCGGGCCTGGCGCGCATCGAACATCGCCGTGTCGAAGACGCCCGTGGCGCCTTTTCGCGGTTGTACTGCGAAGACAGCCTGGAGCGTTTCGGCGCGCCGTTCCACATCCGCCAGATCAACCGCTCGCTGACTCGCCAGCGCGGCAGCGTGCGCGGCCTGCATTACCAGGCCGGGCCGCAGCCGGAGAGCAAGTACATCACCTGCCTGCAGGGCGAGGTATGGGATGTGGTAGTCGATCTGCGTGCCGGTTCGCCGACCTTCCTGCACTGGCATGCCGAACGCCTCAAGGCCGGCCAGGGCAGCAGCCTGCTGGTGCCGGCCGGCTGTGCCCACGGCTTCCAGGCCCTGAGCGACGATGCCGAGCTGTTGTACCTGCACAGCGCGGACTATGCCCCGGAACACGAAGGCGGGCTGTCGGTGCTCGACCCGCGCCTGGCCATTGCCTGGCCGCTGCCCGTGATCAACCTCTCGGCCCGGGATGAACAGCATCCCTGGCTGGACGACCGCTTTACCGGAGTGACCGTATGA
- a CDS encoding class I SAM-dependent methyltransferase has product MAYELYRAAGLPVLQNRTFADAASARASASGDMCLVQDERTGLVYNQAFDASLLSYDSDYQNEQALSPAFQRHLDEVEQLIARYFAGKRLIEVGCGKGYFLELLRQRGHRVTGIDPAYEGDNPEVIKAPFTRALGLSADAVVLRHVLEHIADPLAFLEAIADANQGGLIYIEVPCLDWILEHRAWFDLFYEHVNYFRLDDLRRCFGTVLDAGHLFNGQYLYIVADLASLRMPAFDGQRLQLPTGFSASLERGQALLREHAGRGAAIWGASSKGVIYSLYLQRAGVQVDHVIDINPAKQGRHLPLSGLRVSSPEEALASLPDGAQIFVMNSNYLDEIRRDTGNRFVYHAVDDAAFQ; this is encoded by the coding sequence ATGGCCTATGAGTTGTACCGTGCAGCCGGCCTGCCCGTGCTGCAGAACCGCACTTTCGCCGATGCCGCCAGCGCACGCGCGTCGGCCAGTGGCGACATGTGCCTGGTCCAGGATGAGCGCACCGGCCTGGTCTACAACCAGGCCTTCGACGCGTCCTTGTTGAGCTACGACAGCGACTACCAGAACGAGCAGGCCTTGTCACCGGCGTTCCAGCGTCACCTGGATGAAGTCGAACAGCTGATCGCCCGCTACTTTGCCGGCAAGCGCCTGATCGAGGTGGGCTGCGGCAAGGGGTATTTCCTTGAGTTGCTGCGCCAGCGCGGGCATCGGGTGACCGGCATCGACCCGGCCTACGAAGGCGACAACCCGGAGGTGATCAAGGCGCCGTTCACCCGTGCGCTGGGGTTGTCGGCCGATGCCGTGGTGCTGCGTCATGTACTGGAACATATCGCCGACCCGCTGGCGTTTCTCGAGGCCATCGCCGATGCTAACCAGGGGGGGCTGATCTACATCGAAGTGCCGTGCCTGGACTGGATTCTCGAGCACCGCGCCTGGTTCGACCTGTTCTACGAGCACGTCAACTACTTCCGCCTGGATGACCTGCGCCGGTGTTTTGGCACGGTGCTGGACGCCGGCCACCTGTTCAACGGCCAGTACCTGTACATCGTCGCCGACCTGGCCAGCCTGCGGATGCCGGCTTTCGATGGCCAGCGCCTGCAGTTGCCGACCGGCTTCAGCGCCAGCCTCGAACGCGGCCAGGCGTTGCTGCGCGAGCATGCCGGGCGTGGTGCGGCGATCTGGGGGGCATCGTCCAAGGGCGTGATCTATTCGCTGTACCTGCAGCGTGCCGGCGTGCAGGTCGACCACGTGATCGACATCAACCCGGCCAAGCAGGGCCGCCACCTGCCGCTCAGTGGCTTGCGCGTATCGTCGCCGGAAGAGGCTCTGGCGAGCCTGCCGGACGGTGCGCAGATTTTCGTGATGAATTCCAACTACCTGGACGAGATCCGCCGCGACACCGGCAACCGTTTCGTCTACCACGCGGTCGATGATGCCGCGTTCCAATGA
- a CDS encoding TIGR00180 family glycosyltransferase: MQLQDTPLIDRSLRERFTVVLITHNRPAFLRRALHYYRDFPASILVLDSSSQADATLQADYPQVDYRHLPQYTYKGLQDKLAYGVNEVRTPFMTFAADDDFLLFDGMAQSVQFLEQHPDYGVCHGYGMMYVGHGTEVHFYRRDKRVQEDYCSDDPAQRLVEFMGQFLPPFYAVTRTDLLQQWYALLPANTSFEWQEIGHTFYLLANAKARILPIPYAVREANLGGSDHNTNVLTVLANRDERSRQEREQFAAFLASIPTALSGLGAERVQQVALEGFQAMAEGLLSGRALHGCMIITSRWNVPSPEPLRIFGKQQFVEMPFYNQPMFDLLAQLEFLIHAMPCGRIQLRELEAILVRQQALMQVNANDNERTIRARLWQALALSPFNRVVVERLLASLEAAGDEAEAAPLRPWLARLEALPSYDSQALLASLPSGQLLDWLEARTPDAEQASLARQRLAAADGGPSFGIVLLDLDAQMDKLQATFDSLMAGPCRRFKVVVLTSGDLPMVTNAGQTVHFVKVDSNDHVRQINQAVAQLDTDWVVLAEAGDRFTASGLLRASLELLGAEGIRAVAMDEIQVQADGRLREVLRPGTSLDLLQSVPGVMARHWLLRRDLLLAAGGFDSQYPLALEFDLLLRMIGEQGLAGLAHLAEPLLICNAPALDSQDQERAVLTRRLAQRGYAATVGSVHPGTHQIDYRHAERPAVSILLHCQDNAEAMQRCLVSVLQRTRYQNHEIVIADNASQSPQLREWLASLAAAGSRVRVIRSEQAMAPAAMLNLASREAQGEYLVMLDSDAEVLNANWLEGLLNQAQRPEVGVVGGKLLGSDGKVLEAGLVLAGEAGIRPAFQGLAKDAPGYLQRLQVEHNVSAVSGCLMVRAEVLRALGGLDEQAASIRAAQVAVCLSVSEAGLLVVWTPQAQVVRHGQVAALPCAPQAQDPFYNAGHSRSAALFTLDPHCRVEWQALIA; this comes from the coding sequence ATGCAGCTTCAGGATACCCCGCTCATCGACCGCTCGCTGCGCGAGCGTTTCACCGTGGTGTTGATCACCCATAACCGTCCGGCGTTCCTGCGTCGGGCCTTGCACTATTATCGCGACTTCCCGGCGAGCATTCTGGTGCTGGACTCCTCCAGCCAGGCCGACGCCACCCTGCAGGCGGACTACCCGCAGGTGGACTACCGCCACCTGCCGCAGTACACCTACAAAGGGCTGCAGGACAAGCTCGCCTATGGCGTGAACGAAGTGCGCACGCCGTTCATGACCTTTGCCGCGGACGACGACTTCCTGCTGTTCGATGGCATGGCCCAGTCGGTGCAGTTCCTTGAGCAACACCCGGACTACGGCGTGTGCCATGGCTACGGCATGATGTACGTGGGGCACGGTACCGAGGTGCACTTCTACCGGCGCGACAAGCGCGTGCAGGAAGACTACTGCAGCGACGACCCGGCCCAGCGCCTGGTCGAGTTCATGGGCCAGTTCCTGCCGCCGTTCTACGCGGTCACCCGTACCGACCTGCTGCAGCAGTGGTATGCGCTGCTGCCGGCGAACACCAGCTTCGAGTGGCAGGAAATTGGCCATACCTTCTACCTGCTGGCCAACGCCAAGGCGCGTATCCTGCCGATTCCGTACGCGGTGCGTGAAGCCAACCTGGGGGGCTCGGACCACAACACCAACGTGCTCACCGTGCTGGCCAACCGCGACGAGCGCAGTCGCCAGGAGCGTGAGCAGTTCGCCGCGTTTCTCGCCTCGATCCCGACAGCCCTCAGCGGCCTCGGTGCCGAACGGGTGCAACAGGTGGCGCTGGAAGGCTTCCAGGCCATGGCCGAGGGCTTGCTCAGCGGTCGCGCCCTGCATGGCTGCATGATTATCACCTCGCGCTGGAACGTGCCGAGCCCCGAGCCGTTGCGCATCTTCGGCAAACAGCAGTTCGTCGAGATGCCGTTCTACAACCAGCCGATGTTCGATCTGCTGGCACAGCTGGAATTCCTGATCCATGCCATGCCTTGCGGGCGCATCCAGCTGCGTGAGCTCGAAGCGATCCTGGTGCGTCAGCAGGCGCTGATGCAGGTCAATGCCAATGACAACGAGCGCACCATCCGTGCGCGACTGTGGCAGGCACTGGCCCTGAGCCCGTTCAACCGGGTGGTGGTGGAGCGCCTGCTGGCCTCGCTGGAGGCGGCCGGCGACGAAGCCGAGGCCGCACCGCTGCGGCCTTGGCTGGCCCGGCTCGAGGCCTTGCCGAGTTATGACAGCCAGGCGCTGCTCGCATCGCTGCCCTCCGGCCAGTTGCTGGACTGGCTCGAAGCACGCACGCCTGACGCCGAACAGGCAAGCCTGGCCCGGCAGCGCCTGGCTGCAGCAGACGGTGGCCCAAGCTTCGGTATCGTGCTGCTCGACCTGGATGCGCAGATGGACAAGCTGCAGGCCACGTTCGACAGCCTGATGGCTGGCCCGTGCCGCCGGTTCAAGGTAGTGGTGCTGACCAGTGGCGACCTGCCGATGGTGACCAATGCCGGGCAGACCGTGCACTTCGTCAAGGTCGACAGCAACGACCACGTACGCCAGATCAACCAGGCGGTCGCCCAGCTGGATACCGACTGGGTGGTGCTGGCCGAAGCCGGCGATCGTTTCACCGCCAGCGGCTTGCTCCGGGCCAGCCTCGAACTGCTGGGTGCCGAAGGCATTCGCGCGGTGGCCATGGATGAAATCCAGGTGCAGGCGGATGGTCGTCTGCGTGAAGTCCTGCGCCCTGGCACCAGTCTCGACCTGCTGCAGAGCGTGCCGGGGGTGATGGCGCGCCACTGGTTGCTGCGCCGTGACTTGCTGCTGGCGGCAGGTGGCTTCGACAGCCAGTATCCGCTGGCGCTGGAGTTCGACCTGCTGCTGCGCATGATCGGTGAGCAAGGCCTGGCCGGCCTGGCGCACCTCGCCGAGCCGCTGTTGATCTGTAACGCACCAGCGCTCGACAGCCAGGACCAGGAGCGGGCGGTGCTGACTCGCCGCCTGGCCCAGCGTGGCTATGCGGCCACGGTGGGTTCGGTACACCCGGGCACTCACCAGATCGACTATCGGCATGCCGAGCGCCCGGCGGTCTCGATTCTCCTGCATTGCCAAGACAATGCTGAAGCAATGCAGAGGTGTCTGGTCAGTGTGCTGCAGCGCACGCGTTACCAGAACCACGAGATCGTCATCGCCGACAACGCCAGCCAGTCGCCGCAGCTGCGCGAATGGCTGGCCAGCCTGGCGGCTGCCGGCAGCCGGGTACGGGTTATCCGCAGCGAGCAGGCCATGGCGCCGGCCGCCATGCTCAACCTGGCCAGCCGTGAGGCGCAGGGCGAGTACCTGGTGATGCTCGACAGTGACGCCGAGGTGCTCAATGCCAACTGGCTGGAAGGCCTGCTCAACCAGGCCCAGCGGCCGGAGGTCGGGGTGGTTGGCGGCAAGCTGCTGGGCAGCGACGGCAAGGTGCTCGAGGCCGGGCTGGTGCTGGCGGGCGAGGCGGGCATCCGCCCGGCGTTCCAGGGCCTGGCCAAGGATGCGCCGGGCTACCTGCAGCGCTTGCAGGTGGAGCACAACGTCTCGGCGGTGTCGGGTTGCCTGATGGTGCGGGCCGAAGTGCTGCGGGCGCTGGGCGGGCTGGACGAACAGGCGGCGAGTATTCGCGCCGCCCAGGTGGCGGTCTGCCTGAGCGTGTCCGAGGCCGGGCTGTTGGTGGTCTGGACGCCCCAGGCCCAGGTGGTGCGCCATGGCCAGGTGGCGGCGCTGCCCTGTGCCCCGCAGGCGCAGGACCCGTTCTACAACGCCGGGCACAGCCGTAGCGCTGCGCTGTTCACCCTGGACCCGCACTGCCGGGTCGAGTGGCAGGCACTGATCGCCTGA
- a CDS encoding NAD-dependent epimerase/dehydratase family protein — protein MSALHVLVTGATGFVGRHLVAQLLARGCRVRALARDLERARSMPWFDQVQFVAGDLQLADAGQVANWVDGIDALAHLAWPGLPNYQALFHLEQNLMADYRFVKHAVEAGVAQVLVTGTCFEYGMQSGPLDEHCPARPANPYGLAKHSLHQFLQALQKHRPFTLQWARLFYLHGEGQNPNSLLAALDRAIDSKAAVFDMSAGEQLRDFQPVTEAARQLAGLLHCAGFSGVVNCASGRPVAVRSLVEQRLRERGAELLLNLGHYPYPSHEPMAFWAVTDRLEQLLAAQGAPHGL, from the coding sequence ATGAGTGCGCTGCATGTGCTGGTGACGGGGGCCACCGGTTTCGTTGGCCGCCATCTGGTGGCGCAACTGCTGGCCCGCGGTTGTCGGGTGCGCGCCCTGGCGCGTGACCTGGAGCGGGCGCGCAGCATGCCGTGGTTCGACCAGGTGCAGTTCGTCGCCGGTGACCTGCAGCTGGCGGATGCCGGGCAGGTCGCCAACTGGGTCGACGGTATCGATGCACTGGCCCACCTGGCCTGGCCGGGGTTGCCGAATTACCAGGCGCTGTTCCACCTGGAGCAGAACCTGATGGCCGACTATCGCTTCGTCAAGCATGCGGTCGAGGCTGGCGTGGCGCAGGTGCTGGTCACCGGCACCTGCTTCGAATACGGCATGCAGAGCGGCCCGCTGGACGAACACTGCCCGGCGCGCCCGGCCAACCCCTATGGCCTGGCCAAGCACAGCCTGCATCAGTTCCTCCAGGCGCTGCAGAAGCATCGGCCGTTCACCTTGCAATGGGCACGGTTGTTCTACCTGCATGGTGAAGGCCAGAACCCCAACAGCCTGCTGGCTGCACTCGATCGCGCCATCGACAGCAAGGCGGCGGTGTTCGACATGTCCGCGGGCGAGCAACTGCGCGACTTCCAGCCCGTCACCGAGGCGGCACGCCAGTTGGCCGGCCTGTTGCACTGCGCGGGGTTCTCCGGGGTGGTCAACTGCGCCAGCGGCCGACCGGTAGCGGTGCGCAGCCTGGTCGAACAGCGCCTGCGCGAGCGTGGGGCCGAGCTGTTGCTGAACCTGGGGCATTACCCCTATCCGAGCCACGAACCCATGGCGTTCTGGGCCGTGACCGACCGACTCGAGCAGCTGCTGGCTGCCCAAGGAGCGCCCCATGGCCTATGA
- the rfbF gene encoding glucose-1-phosphate cytidylyltransferase — protein MKAVILAGGLGTRISEESHLKPKPMIEIGGKPILWHIMKQYSAHGIHDFVICLGYKGYAIKDFFANYFLHTSDVTFDMRANRMDVHQNYSEPWRVTLVDTGEETMTGGRLRRAARYLEGEKAFCFTYGDGVSDIDIGALVDFHHSHGKFATVTAVQPPGRYGALQRDGDQVLGFTEKPRGDGGWINGGFFVLSPEVLPYIDGDATSWEAEPLSRLAREGQLHAFAHEGFWHPMDTLRDKNHLEQLWNSGEAPWKQWD, from the coding sequence ATGAAGGCAGTCATTCTGGCGGGTGGTCTCGGCACGCGCATCAGCGAAGAGTCGCACCTCAAGCCCAAACCGATGATCGAGATCGGTGGCAAGCCAATTCTTTGGCACATCATGAAGCAGTATTCGGCGCACGGTATCCATGACTTCGTGATTTGCCTGGGCTACAAGGGCTATGCGATCAAGGACTTCTTCGCCAACTACTTCCTGCACACCTCCGACGTCACCTTCGACATGCGCGCCAACCGCATGGACGTGCATCAGAACTACAGCGAGCCTTGGCGGGTGACCCTGGTAGACACCGGCGAAGAAACCATGACCGGTGGCCGACTGCGCCGCGCCGCGCGCTACCTGGAAGGGGAGAAGGCGTTCTGCTTCACCTACGGTGATGGCGTGTCCGACATCGATATCGGCGCGCTGGTCGATTTCCACCACAGCCACGGCAAGTTCGCCACGGTCACGGCGGTGCAGCCGCCTGGCCGCTATGGTGCCCTGCAGCGCGATGGCGACCAGGTCCTGGGCTTCACCGAGAAGCCGCGCGGTGATGGCGGCTGGATCAACGGTGGCTTCTTCGTGCTGTCGCCCGAGGTGCTGCCCTACATCGACGGCGATGCCACCTCGTGGGAAGCCGAGCCGCTGTCGCGCCTGGCCCGTGAAGGGCAATTGCATGCCTTCGCCCATGAGGGCTTCTGGCACCCGATGGACACCCTGCGTGACAAGAACCACCTGGAACAGTTGTGGAACAGCGGGGAGGCGCCATGGAAGCAATGGGACTGA